From Pogoniulus pusillus isolate bPogPus1 chromosome 17, bPogPus1.pri, whole genome shotgun sequence, the proteins below share one genomic window:
- the SECISBP2L gene encoding selenocysteine insertion sequence-binding protein 2-like codes for MDKADKNVKLSAEVEPFIPQKKGPETLMIPMALPNDSGGINGMEPTPIPSYLITCYPFVQENQSNRQFPLYNNDIRWQQPNPNPAGPYLAYPIISAQPPVSTEYAYYQLMPAPCAQVMGFYHPFPTPYSAPFQTANAVNTVTTECTERPSPSGQVFPLSSQRSRSSNRGPVVQKQQQLQTHIKNKRPPVKNVATQKETSSSGPENRSKIVLLVDASQQTDFPSDIANKSLSESSSALLWKSKGRRRRTSHPAAESSSEQGASEADIDSDSGYCSPKHGNNQAAAMASRNTDSCAINVADPSINTTGVNWTNVNSQATQKKPWIEKTQTFSRGGRQAEQRNSSQSSFRCRDHSTSSERRQTLQKRHEKPLTTSQSSRTEQSPEPLYFEDEEEFPELNSDNSSSKNKNIQQKISPKVLDDLPENSPINIVQTPIPITTSVPKRAKSQKKKALAAALATAQEYSEISMEQKKLQEALSKAAGKKSKTPVQLDLGDMLAALEKQQQAMKARQITNTRPLSYTVGSAAPFHTKESANRKSLTKGQPSMGCLNPLDSTAPKVKRGKEREIAKLKRPTALKKIILKEREEKKGRLSADHGLLGSEEQKEVHINLTADQSQELASQEETGLSMPSDTSLSPASQNSPYCMTPVSQGSPASSGIGSPMASSAITKIHSKRFREYCNQVLSKEIDECVTLLLQELVSFQERIYQKDPMRAKARRRLVMGLREVTKHMKLNKIKCVIISPNCEKIQSKGGLDEALYNVIAMAREQEIPFVFALGRKALGRCVNKLVPVSVVGIFNYSGAEDLFNKLVSLTEEARKAYRDMVAAMEQEQAEEALKNVKKAPHHMGHSRNPSAASAISFCSVISEPISEVNEKEYETNWRNMVETSDGLETSENERESSGKTAVPEKAGSSQIEKATVNKQPPLATTGTTSATNHGKSTPGDKDEVKPDDNLEWASQQSTETGSLDGSCRDLLNSSMTSTTSTLVPGMLEEEEEDEDDDDEDYAHEPISVEVQLNSRIESWVSETQRTMETLQLGKTLSGAEEDNAEQSEEEEVETSEQGDPATDGEEWTNDKHASNTQHKPTICSSVNKEHTDTIYMP; via the exons aATGTCAAGCTGTCAGCTGAAGTAGAACCATTTATTCCTCAGAAGAAGGGTCCAGAAACACTAATGATCCCAATGGCGCTTCCTAATGACAGTGGAGGAATTAATGGCATGGAACCAACTCCTATCCCAAGCTACCTGATCACTTGCTATCCATTTGTGCAGGAGAACCAATCCAATAG ACAGTTTCCATTGTACAACAATGACATCAGATGGCAGCAGCCCAACCCAAATCCTGCAGGACCATACCTTGCTTATCCTATAATATCTGCACAGCCACCTGTTTCTACAGAATATGCATACTATCAGTTGATGCCAGCACCATGTGCTCAGGTCATGGGTTTCTATCATCCTTTCCCTACTCCCTATTCTGCACCCTTTCAAACAGCAAATGCTGTAAATACAGTTACTACAGAATGCACTGAGCGTCCCAGCCCATCAGGCCAGGTCTTTCCATTGTCCAGTCAGCGAAGCAGGAGCAGTAACAGAGGTCCAGTCGTACAAAAA CAACAGCAGTTACAGACGCACATAAAAAATAAACGTCCTCCAGTGAAAAATGTTGCCACTCAAAAGGAGACCAGTTCATCAGGTCCTGAAAATAGATCAAAGATTGTTTTGTTGGTTGATGCATCACAGCAAACAG ATTTTCCTTCAGATATAGCTAATAAGTCACTTTCTGAGAGCTCTTCTGCATTGCTTTGGAAATCAAAAGGCAGACGCAGAAGAACTTCTCACCCTGCTGCAGAGTCATCTAGTGAACAGGGTGCAAGTGAAGCAGACATTGACAGTGACAGTGGCTACTGTAGTCCTAAGCATGGCAATAACCAGGCTGCAGCTATGGCTTCAAGAAATACAGATTCCTGTGCAATTAAT gTTGCAGACCCATCAATAAATACAA CTGGTGTAAATTGGACTAATGTTAATTCTCAGGCAACTCAAAAAAAACCTTGGATTGAAAAAACTCAGACATTTTCTAGAGGTGGAAGACAAGCTGAACAAAGAAATAGTTCACAG TCCAGTTTCAGGTGCAGAGACCACAGCACTTCTTCAGAAAGAAGACAGACTTTGCAGAAACGACATGAAAAACCTTTGACTACAAGTCAGtcgagcagaacagagcagagtccTGAGCCTCTGTATTTTGAG GATGAAGAAGAATTTCCAGAGCTAAATAGTGACAACAGCAGTAGCAAAAATAAAAACATCCAGCAAAAGATTTCACCCAAAGTA TTGGATGACTTACCAGAGAATTCTCCAATCAATATAGTCCAAACTCCCATTCCCATTACAACCTCTGTACCAAAGCGTGCGAAAAGTCAGAAGAAgaaggccctggcagcagcacttgcAACAGCTCAAGAGTATTCAGAGATAAGCATGGAACAGAAAAAACTTCAA GAGGCTCTGTCAAAAGCAGCTGGGAAGAAGAGCAAGACCCCTGTTCAGTTAGATTTGGGTGACATGCTGGCAGCTcttgaaaagcagcagcaagcaatgAAAGCTCGTCAGATCACCAACACCAGGCCTCTCTCATACACAG ttggcagtgctgctcccttTCATACCAAAGAATCTGCCAACAGAAAGTCCTTAACAAAGGGACAGCCGTCTATGGGTTGCCTTAATCCTTTGGATTCAACTGCCCCAAAAGTGAAacgaggaaaagaaagagagattgCAAAACTGAAACGCCCTACAGCACTTAAAAAG ATtattttgaaagagagagaagagaagaaaggccGTTTATCTGCTGATCACGGCCTTTTGGGATCCGAAGAACAGAAGGAGGTCCATATAAATTTGACTGCTGATCAGTCTCAGGAGCTGGCCTCTCAAGAGG AAACTGGATTGAGTATGCCTAGTGATACTTCACTTTCACCAGCAAGTCAGAATTCTCCATACTGCATGACCCCAGTGTCACAAGGTTCACCTGCTAGTTCTGGAATAGGCAGTCCAATGGCATCTTCTGCCATAACAAAAATTCACAGCAAGAGATTTAGAGA ATACTGTAACCAAGTTCTAAGTAAAGAGATAGATGAGTGTGTAACTCTCCTATTGCAAGAGCTTGTCAGCTTCCAGGAACGGATTTATCAGAAGGATCCCATGAGAGCTAAAGCAAGGAGAAGGCTCGTTATGGGGTTGCGTGAGGTTACTAAGCATATGAAACTAAACAAGATCAAGTGTGTCATCATATCTCCCAACTGTGAGAAAATCCAGTCAAAAG GTGGACTAGATGAGGCTCTCTATAACGTAATAGCCATGGCACGGGAACAGGAAATTCCTTTTGTCTTTGCGCTTGGCCGTAAAGCTCTTGGCCGCTGTGTGAACAAGCTGGTTCCTGTTAGCGTCGTGGGTATCTTCAATTACTCGGGTGCTGAG GACCTATTTAATAAGCTGGTATCACTTACTGAAGAGGCCAGAAAAGCATACAGAGATATGGTTGCTGCAATggaacaggagcaggcagaagaagCCTTGAAGAATGTCAAGAAGGCACCCCATCACATGGGTCATTCTCGTAACCCCTCTGCAGCAAGTGCTATCTCATTCTGTAGTGTTATTTCTGAACCCATATCTGAAGTGAATGAGAAAGAATATG AAACAAACTGGAGAAATATGGTGGAAACATCTGATGGGTTAGAAACCTCTGAAAATGAGAGAGAATCCTCGGGTAAGACTGCAGTACCAGAAAAAGCTGGCAGTAGTCAAATTGAAAAAGCCACTGTTAATAAACAGCCACCTCTGGCTACAACTGGCACTACCTCAGCAACAAATCATGGAAAATCCACACCAGGTGACAAAGATGAGGTGAAACCAGATGACAATCTGGAGtgggcctcacagcagagtacAGAAACAGGGTCACTGGATGGCAGCTGCCGAGATCTTCTGAATTCCTCCATGACCAGTACCACCAGTACTCTTGTACCAGGAATgttagaagaggaggaggaggatgaggatgacGATGATGAGGATTATGCCCACGAACCAATTTCTGTAGAGGTTCAGCTTAATAGCAGAATTGAGTCTTGGGTTTCAGAGACCCAGAGAACTATGGAGACCCTTCAGCTTGGGAAGACCCTTAGTGGTGCTGAAGAAGACAATGCCGAACAAAGTGAAGAGGAAGAAGTAGAGACTTCTGAGCAAGGCGATCCAGCCACTGATGGTGAGGAATGGACAAACGATAAGCACGCAAGCAACACTCAACATAAACCCACcatctgcagttctgtgaataAAGAACACACAGACACCATCTACATGCCGTGA